From Kaistella polysaccharea:
ACATTGGTGTTTTTCTAGAACAACCCAGTCATTATCACGATGCAGTAAAAGCGTTGCAGGACGTGAACGAAGTTGTAGAGGCACATTACACCACAGGAAATTACACCATTTTTCTTAAAGTGCTTTGTCGCGATAATGATCATTTGATGCAGATTTTAAATAAACTTCAAAAACTGAAAGGCGTAACCCGAACAGAGACCTTTATCTCTCTGGAACAGAGTATCAGCCGGCAATTAAGAGTTTAAAAAACAATAATTCTAATTTTAAAGTATGCTTTTTCAGAGGCATACTTTTTTGATTAAAAGACTTCAATTCAATTAAAGATAAATGGTTAATTTTGCCATATATAATCACCTAAATAT
This genomic window contains:
- a CDS encoding Lrp/AsnC ligand binding domain-containing protein → MKNAVSTQYHLDNIDKEIIYMLMDNAKTSLAHISKNVGISTTAVHQRIKKLEQAGVIENSISFLNPRKIGFNVVSYIGVFLEQPSHYHDAVKALQDVNEVVEAHYTTGNYTIFLKVLCRDNDHLMQILNKLQKLKGVTRTETFISLEQSISRQLRV